In Opitutaceae bacterium, the sequence CCTCGGGGACGACGGACTCGTCGGCGGCCGCTGCAGCTTCGGATTCCGCGGAGAAGTTCAGCTGGCCCGATTCCTCCCAGCGGCGCCGCTCCGCCTCGAATGAGGACTGCTGCCGGGCCTTAAAGGCATCGATGGTTGTCGCGTTGTCGCGCAGGAATGCCAGGTAGTCGCGAAGTTTGAAGGTGGAGTGCTCGACCCGCAGCTTGAAACGCCCCCTCGGGAAGTCGTCACGGATCTTCAGTAGTTCTTCCGCGGATACGGGGTAGAAGCGAATCTGGTCGAAGAAACGCAGGAGCCAGGGATGGCCCGCCTCAAAGTCGGGAGTTTCCCGCCAGCGGTTCCACATCTGCAGCGTGCGCCCGATGAACTGGTAGCCGCCGGGCCCCTCCATGCCGTACACGCACAGGTAGGCCCCGCCGATGCCCACAGCGTTCTCCGGAGTCCAGGTGCGGGCAGGATTGTACTTGGTGGTGACAAGGCGGTGGCGAGGGTCAACCGGTGTCGCCACCGGTGCGCCCAGGTAAACATCTCCGAGGCCGAGCACCAGGTAGCTGGCCTCGAAGGCAATGCGCTTCACCTCGTCCAGGCTTTCAAGGCCGTTGATGCGACGGATGAACTCGAGATTGCTGGGGCACCAGGGAGCATCCTTGCGGACCGTCTGCATGTACTTCTGGATCGCAAGCAGCGTCGAGCCGTCCTCCCACGAGAGCGGGAGATACACCGTGCGCGTGGGGACTTCGAGGTGCTCGACGTCCGGCAGGGCCTCCTCGGCATGCACCAGGGTTTCGACCAGGCGCTCCGCCGAGATGACTCGGCTTTCGTAGTGGATCTGCAGCGAACGGATGCCGGGGGTAAGGTCTACGAGCCCCGGCACGCGGTTGGACTGCAGCCAGTTCATCAAGGCATGCACCCGGAAGCGAAGCGTCAGGTCGAGTACAAGCGGTCCGTATTCAACAAGCAGATACTTGTCTCCCGCGCGCCGGTAGCAGACCGCGGGACGTGAGGCGCTCTCCACAAGCCGGCGCAGAATGCCGGATGGCGGGGCAAAGGGGGACGTGCGTGCGGGCAGGTCCGCAAGCGGCCGGGCTCCAAACGTGGAGATGAACGCCTCAAGATCGGCCTCGCGCCGCGCCGCCTCCTCGGGTGTCACGGGCTTGAACCGAACCTTGTCCCCGGGTCGGAGTTGGCCCGCCTTCCAGAGGTCCGACGCAACGATCGTTGCGGGGCACACAAACCCGCCGAGGCTCGGGCCGTCGGGTCCCAGGATAATTGGCATGTCGCCCGTGAAATCAATCGTGCCGACTGCGTAGGCGTTGTCGTGAATGTTGGAAGGATGAAGGCCGGCTTCACCGCCGTCCTTGCGCGCCCAGCGCGGCTTGGGTCCAATCAGGCGTACGCCAGTCCTTGCGGAGTTGAAATGGACCTCGTACGTGGCTGAGAAGAGGTCATCGATATCCTCCTGCTGGAAGAAGTCAGGGGCGCCGTGGGGGCCGTAAAGCACCGCGATCTCCCACTCCTTGGGGAATTGAGGGGCGTGGGCGACAATTGGACTGGTCGCAGGACCAGCGTCCGAAGGGGCGTGATGCGAGTTCTCATAAAGGCGTAGGACATCCCCGGTGCGAAGGGCGCGACCGGCATGGCCGCCGAAAAGCCCGAGCGTGAAGGTGCTCTTGCTTCCCAGGTAGTCGGGCACGTCCAAGCCGCCCTGGAAGGCGAGGTAGGCGCGCATGCCCCCGTTTTCCAGGGACCCGAGGCGCAGCACGTCGCCCGCTTTCACTTCGACTGCGGTCCAAAGCGGGAGTTTCTCGCCGTTCAGCCTCGCGTTCATGGAGGCTCCGCAGAGGGCGATGCGTGTCGCGGTGGCAAAGCGAAGCGTCGGCCCCTGCAGCGTGATTTCGAGCCCGGCAGCTGAATCCGAATTTCCGAGGAGCTTGTTGGCCAGGCGGAAACTCAGGCTGTCCATGGGCCCGGAGGGTGGTACGCCGACGTCCCAGAACCCGAGGCGTCCGGGATAATCCTGGACGGTGGTCTGAGTGCCTCCCTCCAGCACCTCAACGGTGGCACCCTGATATGGCAGCTTCTCCAGCGTGCGGGTGGTCACCC encodes:
- the uca gene encoding urea carboxylase, which codes for MFKKVLIANRGAIATRVTRTLRRLGIKSVAVYSEADAGSLHVEAADEAILIGPPPAAKSYLLADKIIEVAKATGAEAIHPGYGFLSENPGFAEACATAGIVFIGPKPGQMRAFGFKHTARELALAHGVPLLPGTPLLKDAEEALREAGRIGYPVMLKSTAGGGGIGMQLIWKAEDLPGAFASVDRLSRSNFKESGIYLEKYVEQARHIEVQIFGDGRGNVVAIGERECSIQRRNQKIIEETPAPRLTAETRAELFFCAEKLGRAVGYENAGTVEFVFDDATGKFYFLEVNTRLQVEHGVTEEVTGIDLVEWMVRQASGELDLSGFSRKSCGASIQVRVYSEDPGKQFQPSTGLLTEVHFPTNARVETWVARGSEVSPFYDPMIAKVIVRGKDREEALRELATALADTRIHGLETNLGYLRQIAASEPFRAGRVTTRTLEKLPYQGATVEVLEGGTQTTVQDYPGRLGFWDVGVPPSGPMDSLSFRLANKLLGNSDSAAGLEITLQGPTLRFATATRIALCGASMNARLNGEKLPLWTAVEVKAGDVLRLGSLENGGMRAYLAFQGGLDVPDYLGSKSTFTLGLFGGHAGRALRTGDVLRLYENSHHAPSDAGPATSPIVAHAPQFPKEWEIAVLYGPHGAPDFFQQEDIDDLFSATYEVHFNSARTGVRLIGPKPRWARKDGGEAGLHPSNIHDNAYAVGTIDFTGDMPIILGPDGPSLGGFVCPATIVASDLWKAGQLRPGDKVRFKPVTPEEAARREADLEAFISTFGARPLADLPARTSPFAPPSGILRRLVESASRPAVCYRRAGDKYLLVEYGPLVLDLTLRFRVHALMNWLQSNRVPGLVDLTPGIRSLQIHYESRVISAERLVETLVHAEEALPDVEHLEVPTRTVYLPLSWEDGSTLLAIQKYMQTVRKDAPWCPSNLEFIRRINGLESLDEVKRIAFEASYLVLGLGDVYLGAPVATPVDPRHRLVTTKYNPARTWTPENAVGIGGAYLCVYGMEGPGGYQFIGRTLQMWNRWRETPDFEAGHPWLLRFFDQIRFYPVSAEELLKIRDDFPRGRFKLRVEHSTFKLRDYLAFLRDNATTIDAFKARQQSSFEAERRRWEESGQLNFSAESEAAAAADESVVPEGCVAVSSPVPGNVWKLLVSPGDTVAEGQTVAILESMKMEIPVLSTVAGAVREIRCAEGKPLNAGDRVVIVATH